From the genome of Cytobacillus firmus, one region includes:
- a CDS encoding PadR family transcriptional regulator gives MENITEMLKGVLEGCVLEIISRGETYGYEITQQLRELGFTDVVEGTVYTITMRLEKNNLVNIEKKPSTMGPPRKFYTLNAAGQEHLETFWKKWDFVSSKINELKTKIKSKGEVI, from the coding sequence TTGGAAAACATCACAGAAATGCTGAAAGGGGTGCTTGAGGGTTGTGTGCTTGAGATCATCAGCCGCGGGGAAACTTATGGCTATGAAATCACGCAACAGCTGCGGGAACTTGGATTCACTGATGTGGTTGAAGGCACAGTTTATACAATCACCATGCGACTTGAGAAAAACAATCTAGTGAACATCGAGAAAAAGCCATCCACTATGGGACCGCCGAGAAAATTTTACACACTTAACGCAGCAGGTCAAGAGCACCTTGAAACTTTTTGGAAAAAATGGGATTTCGTCTCAAGCAAAATTAACGAACTCAAAACAAAAATAAAATCAAAAGGAGAAGTAATATGA
- a CDS encoding ABC transporter ATP-binding protein, with product MSNAAISVKGLKKSYKDKEVLKGVDFEVRRGEIFALLGSNGAGKTTTVNILSTLMKPDGGEAAICGFDSQRHPDHVRQSISLTGQFAALDGMLTGRENLMMIAKLRGVSNPAQVADNLLAKFSLTDAANRRADQYSGGMKRRIDIAMSLIGTPAVIFLDEPTTGLDPEARIEVWNTIKELAGSGTTILLTTQYLEEAEQLADRIAILHGGKIITTGTLSELKEMFPPAKVEYIEKQPTLEEIFLAIIGKKEEM from the coding sequence ATGAGTAATGCAGCGATTTCTGTAAAAGGGTTAAAAAAATCCTATAAAGACAAGGAAGTCTTAAAGGGGGTGGATTTTGAGGTGCGGCGTGGCGAAATTTTCGCACTGCTGGGCTCAAATGGAGCAGGCAAGACAACGACGGTCAACATCCTCTCGACGCTGATGAAGCCCGATGGCGGCGAAGCAGCTATTTGCGGCTTTGACTCCCAGCGTCATCCGGATCATGTTCGCCAGAGCATCAGCCTGACAGGACAATTTGCAGCCTTAGACGGCATGCTTACAGGAAGAGAAAATCTGATGATGATCGCCAAGCTTCGCGGAGTTTCCAATCCCGCTCAAGTCGCCGACAATCTGCTTGCAAAATTCAGCCTTACCGATGCGGCCAACCGCCGGGCGGACCAATATTCCGGCGGGATGAAGCGCCGGATTGACATTGCCATGAGCCTGATCGGGACGCCAGCCGTTATTTTTCTCGATGAACCGACGACAGGACTTGACCCCGAAGCGCGGATTGAAGTCTGGAATACCATAAAGGAACTTGCTGGAAGCGGCACGACCATCTTGCTGACGACCCAGTACCTGGAGGAAGCCGAACAACTGGCGGACCGTATCGCCATCTTGCATGGCGGAAAAATCATTACAACCGGTACCCTTTCCGAACTTAAAGAGATGTTCCCGCCAGCGAAAGTGGAGTATATCGAGAAGCAGCCGACATTGGAGGAAATTTTCCTCGCTATCATC
- a CDS encoding DUF1048 domain-containing protein: MNFLEKITGSDITKAMKDFEARAKVLPAEYQTAWQEIKIKLWIHGDFTGRNLMPILDSTLELLEVTAADGQSIEEVLGDDINGFCEALVGNEGAKSYRDKWRDQLNKNVAKKLGGLK, from the coding sequence ATGAACTTTTTAGAAAAAATAACCGGCAGCGATATAACTAAAGCCATGAAAGATTTTGAAGCACGAGCAAAAGTCTTGCCAGCTGAATATCAAACTGCTTGGCAAGAAATTAAAATTAAACTCTGGATTCACGGAGATTTCACCGGCCGTAATCTGATGCCCATCCTTGACAGTACTCTTGAATTGCTTGAAGTTACAGCAGCAGACGGCCAGAGCATCGAAGAAGTACTAGGAGATGATATCAACGGCTTCTGTGAAGCCCTTGTTGGTAACGAAGGCGCAAAATCTTATAGAGATAAATGGCGTGACCAACTCAACAAGAACGTCGCAAAAAAATTAGGAGGACTGAAATGA
- a CDS encoding DUF488 domain-containing protein: protein MKVYTIGHYNHSIEQFLKLLGAAEINFVADVRAFPASRRNSHFKKENMAQWLKEAGIHYRHFPGLGGRRRMSGQVGEQLNEGWNNRSFHNYADYTLTDDFQYALEQLKEQAAETTLVYMCSEYHPARCHRLLISNWLKANGWDVHHLIPDAKGNPKIIPHELGKWGAMPIIEEDGTVVYPKL, encoded by the coding sequence ATGAAAGTCTATACGATTGGACATTATAACCATTCGATCGAACAATTTTTAAAGCTGCTGGGAGCAGCTGAAATTAACTTTGTGGCAGATGTCCGGGCATTTCCTGCAAGCCGCAGGAATTCACACTTTAAAAAAGAAAATATGGCCCAGTGGCTGAAAGAAGCGGGGATTCATTATCGCCATTTTCCCGGTCTTGGCGGGAGAAGGAGAATGTCTGGCCAGGTAGGGGAGCAATTGAACGAAGGATGGAATAACCGTTCGTTTCACAATTATGCAGATTATACACTGACGGATGATTTTCAGTATGCTTTGGAACAGCTGAAGGAACAGGCCGCAGAAACGACGCTTGTCTATATGTGTTCAGAATATCATCCGGCAAGATGCCATCGCCTTCTCATCAGCAACTGGCTGAAGGCAAATGGATGGGATGTGCACCATCTCATTCCTGATGCTAAGGGAAATCCGAAGATCATTCCTCATGAATTGGGGAAGTGGGGAGCCATGCCAATCATTGAAGAAGATGGAACTGTCGTTTATCCGAAACTTTAA
- a CDS encoding DUF1048 domain-containing protein translates to MMSIFEKIFGDFSEKKAWREMENRAKSLPEDYCIAYKAMQKYLWNTGSVVDWQETKFVFNHIIDLLEEAAADGKPVKEVTGNDVAAFCDDLASDAKSWVDKQRQKLNDAIK, encoded by the coding sequence ATGATGAGTATTTTTGAAAAAATCTTTGGCGATTTTAGCGAAAAGAAAGCATGGCGTGAAATGGAAAACCGTGCAAAATCCTTACCAGAAGACTACTGCATAGCCTACAAAGCAATGCAAAAATATCTCTGGAACACTGGCAGCGTGGTGGATTGGCAAGAAACAAAATTCGTCTTTAATCACATCATCGACCTTCTTGAAGAAGCCGCAGCCGATGGCAAGCCCGTTAAAGAAGTTACTGGCAATGATGTAGCAGCCTTCTGTGATGATCTTGCCAGTGATGCAAAATCATGGGTTGATAAGCAACGGCAAAAACTCAACGATGCGATTAAATAA
- a CDS encoding DUF1048 domain-containing protein, whose protein sequence is MSIKKVIEGKKEWKAHVSRVKALPQDYQIVYKEIQKYLFKVGPVELNNGIGLLSDILSFFEEGAEAEKGVLEVTGTDVAAFCDALIEDSKTYADLYQESINQKVDKAMKK, encoded by the coding sequence ATGAGCATCAAAAAAGTCATTGAAGGCAAAAAAGAATGGAAAGCCCATGTTTCACGTGTCAAAGCGCTTCCACAAGATTACCAAATTGTCTATAAAGAGATCCAAAAATATCTCTTCAAAGTCGGTCCTGTTGAGCTAAACAATGGTATCGGACTGCTTTCTGACATTCTCAGCTTCTTTGAAGAAGGAGCAGAAGCTGAAAAAGGTGTGCTTGAAGTCACAGGAACAGACGTTGCTGCTTTCTGCGATGCACTTATTGAAGACTCAAAAACTTATGCTGATCTCTATCAAGAATCGATCAATCAAAAAGTCGATAAGGCTATGAAAAAATAG
- a CDS encoding YuzF family protein, giving the protein MDPMYAYRVNPQTTQNGPMQVIAIEPFVYEALRSLKGKRAVLDTTRGSVSGMVVDAKPDHVVIQEYDSTFFVRIREIVWIMPES; this is encoded by the coding sequence ATGGACCCTATGTATGCCTACCGAGTAAATCCGCAAACAACACAGAATGGCCCTATGCAAGTGATTGCCATAGAACCCTTTGTTTATGAAGCGCTGCGCAGTTTAAAAGGAAAAAGAGCCGTCCTTGATACCACACGCGGTTCAGTCAGCGGAATGGTTGTTGATGCTAAGCCTGATCATGTTGTCATTCAAGAATACGATTCTACATTTTTTGTTCGTATTCGTGAAATCGTCTGGATAATGCCTGAATCCTAA
- a CDS encoding glycosyltransferase, translating to MQSSLFTNTAKKAKGVSIITCTNKPIYMNNIFRNYWNQTWSEKELIIILNKDDMDLAQWRRKASDDPNIFIYQLPKNLSLGQCLNFAIDQTQCDFIAIFDDDDYYAPLYLNNMMLAFNYTDADIIGKKTHYVYFESCKALYLRNLNQENQFVDWVCGGKKL from the coding sequence ATGCAAAGTTCCCTATTTACCAATACGGCCAAAAAGGCGAAAGGGGTATCGATTATCACTTGTACTAATAAGCCAATTTATATGAATAATATATTCAGAAACTACTGGAATCAAACTTGGTCTGAAAAAGAGCTGATCATTATTTTAAACAAGGATGACATGGATTTGGCCCAATGGAGAAGAAAAGCAAGTGATGATCCAAATATATTTATTTATCAACTTCCAAAGAATTTATCCTTAGGCCAATGCCTGAATTTTGCAATCGATCAAACGCAATGTGACTTTATTGCTATCTTTGACGACGACGATTATTATGCTCCTCTTTATCTAAACAATATGATGCTGGCATTTAACTATACCGATGCTGATATTATTGGGAAAAAAACACATTATGTCTATTTCGAAAGCTGCAAAGCCCTTTACCTCAGAAATCTAAATCAAGAAAACCAGTTTGTAGATTGGGTATGCGGTGGAAAAAAATTGTAA
- a CDS encoding GMC oxidoreductase, whose protein sequence is MINVVGFGKVESLFDNYLTLDPLSVDEYGMPKVKINFSYSVKDMEIIRQMNEALHQVFNVLGARLVHENGKAQIHVMEPGEDYHESGSCRIGNDPSQSATNRYGQIHGSTGLYVADNSILSSIGASNPTLTTVALAIRIADHISNSYSKERTE, encoded by the coding sequence TTGATAAATGTAGTCGGTTTCGGGAAAGTTGAATCCCTCTTTGATAATTATCTAACATTAGACCCGCTAAGTGTAGACGAATACGGTATGCCGAAAGTAAAGATTAATTTTTCCTATTCTGTCAAGGACATGGAGATTATTCGCCAAATGAATGAGGCGTTACATCAGGTTTTCAATGTTCTGGGAGCAAGATTAGTCCACGAGAATGGAAAAGCTCAGATACATGTTATGGAGCCTGGAGAGGATTACCACGAATCAGGATCATGTCGTATAGGGAATGATCCCTCACAATCTGCAACGAACCGTTATGGTCAAATCCATGGTAGTACCGGCCTTTACGTAGCCGATAATAGCATACTCTCCTCGATTGGTGCTTCAAACCCTACTCTTACCACAGTTGCATTGGCCATCCGAATAGCTGATCATATCTCGAATTCCTACTCAAAAGAAAGGACAGAATGA
- a CDS encoding TerD family protein, producing the protein MNSMLQMGGNTVLSSPKGYVTVSYDMSHLIDISLTAFLLSDSDKVQGDSGIIFYNQPKSPSGAAALLPAETKGTRKVHTIQFDMSKVPAGIHKIAITLTEDNHMGFSNVKNLKAEICTGQTTIELTPSSFTKENGIVVLELYVRNGQIKAKSIWRGFESGLEGLCKNYGVEVDSTEENKPAETKAIQSLPAAAENKQIQNTITLEKVKGTISLDKGQKPVIIEKTPQITATVSWKTGTDYDIYALVYTKDGRQIDVAMFGASGTPPLRSFANGAVEHMGDVRRDYSSTKTEVIKLRLNNDILAVVPVVYSAQSNGTGSFYRYKVSMSIDNHSGTSVTISAKNANNDDRIYTCVPGILHNTPDGVIISPLELYSSPDSEYRPKLRMGPSNMVEVVMDAGPRNDYK; encoded by the coding sequence TTGAATTCAATGCTGCAAATGGGTGGAAATACAGTGTTAAGTTCCCCAAAAGGTTATGTGACCGTTAGCTACGATATGTCTCATTTGATCGATATTTCCTTAACTGCTTTCCTTTTATCGGATTCAGATAAGGTGCAAGGAGACAGCGGGATTATTTTTTATAATCAGCCAAAGAGTCCTTCTGGTGCAGCAGCCCTATTGCCGGCTGAAACTAAAGGAACTAGAAAAGTACATACTATTCAATTTGATATGAGTAAAGTCCCTGCAGGCATTCATAAAATAGCCATTACTCTGACAGAGGATAATCACATGGGGTTCTCGAATGTAAAGAATTTGAAAGCCGAGATATGTACGGGTCAAACCACTATTGAGTTAACTCCATCGAGTTTTACAAAGGAAAATGGGATTGTGGTTTTAGAATTATATGTTAGGAATGGTCAGATAAAGGCAAAATCAATCTGGCGCGGATTTGAATCCGGACTTGAAGGGTTATGTAAAAATTACGGTGTGGAAGTGGATTCCACTGAGGAAAATAAGCCTGCTGAAACTAAGGCCATTCAGTCTCTTCCTGCTGCTGCCGAAAACAAACAAATTCAAAACACGATCACCCTTGAAAAGGTGAAGGGCACAATCAGTCTCGACAAAGGTCAAAAGCCGGTGATCATTGAAAAAACACCACAGATTACCGCCACGGTATCCTGGAAAACGGGAACGGATTATGATATTTATGCTCTGGTTTATACAAAGGATGGCAGGCAGATCGATGTCGCCATGTTTGGTGCAAGCGGCACACCTCCACTTAGAAGTTTTGCAAACGGAGCAGTTGAACATATGGGGGATGTTAGAAGAGATTACAGTTCAACGAAGACAGAAGTAATTAAATTGAGGCTGAATAATGACATCCTGGCAGTCGTGCCTGTCGTTTACTCTGCCCAGTCTAATGGAACGGGTTCCTTCTACAGATACAAAGTGTCCATGAGTATAGATAATCACAGCGGCACCTCCGTTACGATCTCAGCTAAAAATGCCAATAATGATGACCGCATTTATACCTGTGTGCCCGGAATTCTCCATAATACGCCAGATGGAGTAATCATTAGTCCACTGGAGCTGTACAGTTCACCGGATTCTGAGTATAGACCTAAACTCAGAATGGGGCCTTCCAATATGGTAGAGGTTGTAATGGATGCAGGTCCCAGAAATGATTACAAATAA
- a CDS encoding DUF4385 domain-containing protein, protein MAFDYDLDFDNIDFRKNPELYRVGRGEQGVLLVEPYKSEILEHWRFKTPEIAEESSDKIYQMFLNYKEQEDFVGMDMARKFLQMGYTRARRYTNYKGGKKYDENGKVNERQNDPVKAESASIFMEKWKLAREDQDYLKRKKEHQKKYG, encoded by the coding sequence ATGGCTTTCGACTACGACTTGGACTTTGATAACATAGATTTCCGCAAGAATCCTGAACTGTATAGGGTTGGCAGGGGAGAACAGGGGGTGCTGCTGGTGGAGCCTTATAAGAGCGAGATCCTGGAGCATTGGCGATTTAAGACTCCGGAAATTGCTGAGGAGTCATCCGATAAAATCTATCAGATGTTTCTCAATTATAAGGAGCAAGAAGATTTTGTCGGGATGGACATGGCGAGGAAATTTCTGCAGATGGGGTATACAAGAGCCCGCCGCTATACGAATTACAAAGGCGGGAAGAAATATGATGAGAATGGCAAGGTAAACGAAAGGCAGAATGATCCGGTGAAGGCAGAATCGGCGTCCATCTTTATGGAGAAATGGAAGCTCGCGCGGGAGGATCAGGATTATCTTAAGCGAAAAAAAGAGCATCAGAAGAAATATGGCTGA